One window of Candidatus Cloacimonadaceae bacterium genomic DNA carries:
- the coaE gene encoding dephospho-CoA kinase (Dephospho-CoA kinase (CoaE) performs the final step in coenzyme A biosynthesis.): MCARALIVGVTGNVGSGKTSFCHHLADAGIVVIFADAVAKAQLHEEDVLSRLKARWGEGVIDDQGRANRKAIAEIIFYDPAERHFLNSIVHPMTLKAFQDMIVSSRSKVLVFEVPLLFEAGLEDCFDFIVLVHTTPKLQLKRLLERDGSDREHLKKLIASQMPDAQKINRVDLDIANIHGIEALETAANTFIRSIPNLPKKSIKPFFQV, encoded by the coding sequence ATGTGTGCCAGAGCCTTGATCGTCGGTGTCACAGGGAACGTTGGCAGCGGGAAAACTTCCTTTTGCCATCACCTCGCTGATGCCGGGATTGTGGTCATCTTTGCCGATGCCGTCGCCAAAGCGCAACTCCATGAAGAGGATGTTCTTAGCCGATTGAAAGCGCGATGGGGCGAGGGAGTGATCGACGATCAGGGTAGAGCCAACCGAAAAGCCATTGCCGAAATCATCTTCTATGACCCAGCCGAGCGGCATTTTCTCAATTCCATCGTCCACCCCATGACCCTCAAAGCCTTTCAGGATATGATCGTAAGCTCCCGCAGTAAGGTTCTCGTCTTCGAAGTTCCGCTGCTTTTTGAAGCCGGCTTGGAGGATTGTTTCGACTTTATTGTCCTCGTCCATACCACCCCAAAACTACAGCTAAAACGCCTCCTCGAAAGAGACGGATCGGATCGGGAACACTTAAAAAAACTTATCGCCAGCCAAATGCCCGATGCTCAAAAAATCAACAGGGTCGATCTCGATATCGCCAACATTCATGGCATCGAAGCGCTGGAGACCGCCGCAAATACTTTCATCCGATCGATTCCAAATCTACCCAAAAAATCAATCAAGCCCTTTTTCCAAGTCTAG
- the cdaA gene encoding diadenylate cyclase CdaA: protein MNFLIPRFKDIVDIIFIAFLIYQSLMIVRRSGGYQLLWGLMSLVILYFIAAVFDLKMLTAILAAIRNFWILGIIIIFQPELRAILTRLNLSRELGLSFKKREKAAVYTPLIDAVSSMSFRKMGAIIVLENKRKLNEYIQNGEPIDAAISLRLILTIFNPRSALHDGAIIIRGERILAAKVVLPLSKKPENVKRFGTRHLAGIGISEQADVIVIIVSEQNGLISVARAGQIQTDVAFEELMQILFDAGK from the coding sequence ATGAATTTCCTCATTCCGCGCTTCAAGGACATCGTCGATATCATCTTCATCGCGTTTCTGATCTATCAATCTCTGATGATCGTGCGGCGCAGCGGTGGTTATCAACTTTTATGGGGATTGATGTCTCTCGTGATTCTCTATTTCATCGCCGCGGTTTTCGATCTGAAAATGCTCACCGCTATTCTTGCCGCGATTCGGAATTTCTGGATTTTGGGCATCATCATCATTTTCCAACCAGAGCTGAGAGCGATATTGACCAGGCTCAACCTCTCACGTGAATTGGGTCTAAGCTTCAAAAAGCGTGAGAAAGCCGCAGTTTATACCCCATTGATCGATGCCGTTTCCTCGATGTCTTTTCGCAAGATGGGAGCCATCATCGTGCTCGAAAATAAACGCAAACTCAATGAATATATCCAAAACGGCGAACCCATCGACGCCGCTATCTCTCTCAGGTTGATCCTCACCATCTTCAATCCGCGCTCCGCCTTGCACGATGGCGCCATCATCATTCGTGGGGAACGCATCCTTGCCGCCAAAGTCGTGCTCCCTCTATCCAAAAAACCGGAAAACGTAAAGCGATTTGGCACCAGACACTTAGCCGGCATCGGAATCTCCGAGCAGGCAGACGTCATCGTGATTATCGTTTCAGAGCAGAACGGTCTCATTTCCGTGGCGCGGGCTGGGCAGATCCAAACCGACGTTGCTTTCGAAGAGCTGATGCAGATCCTTTTCGATGCGGGAAAATAA
- the folP gene encoding dihydropteroate synthase, producing the protein MGILNITEDSFSDGGRYLYAESAFKRALTMLSEGADIIDIGGESTRPGSRGIAQELEIERVVPIVQALKKAYPDAIISVDTRKSEVARLAIAAGADIINDISALRHDHHMAEVLAGAKDTKLILMHMQGEPATMQQEPHYEDVVKEITDFFEERISFCNARGISRERLMLDPGIGFGKNLEHNLSILSALDHFQIFNLPIVIGVSRKRFIDMIQASTPDERIGGSLAAAMIAFQKGADIIRVHDVKAHKQFFAVHAMIGATGI; encoded by the coding sequence ATGGGTATCCTCAATATCACCGAGGATTCCTTTTCCGACGGAGGCAGATATCTCTACGCTGAAAGTGCGTTTAAGCGTGCCCTAACCATGCTTTCCGAAGGGGCGGACATCATTGATATCGGTGGAGAATCGACCCGTCCGGGATCAAGGGGAATAGCTCAAGAGCTTGAGATCGAAAGGGTTGTCCCCATCGTCCAAGCCTTGAAGAAAGCCTATCCGGACGCGATCATCTCCGTCGATACGCGCAAAAGCGAAGTCGCCAGGCTCGCCATCGCCGCCGGAGCGGATATTATCAACGATATTTCGGCTTTGAGACACGATCACCACATGGCGGAAGTGCTTGCCGGAGCAAAAGATACAAAGTTAATCCTGATGCACATGCAAGGCGAACCCGCCACCATGCAGCAAGAGCCTCATTACGAGGATGTCGTCAAAGAAATCACCGACTTTTTCGAGGAACGTATCAGTTTTTGCAATGCAAGAGGAATCAGCAGAGAACGCCTCATGCTCGATCCCGGCATTGGATTTGGCAAAAATCTGGAGCATAATCTAAGCATTCTCTCCGCCCTCGATCACTTCCAGATATTCAATCTGCCGATCGTCATCGGGGTTTCCCGTAAACGTTTCATAGATATGATACAAGCGTCAACCCCGGATGAACGTATCGGCGGTAGCTTGGCAGCGGCAATGATTGCTTTCCAAAAGGGGGCGGACATCATCAGAGTGCACGACGTCAAAGCGCACAAACAGTTTTTTGCGGTTCATGCCATGATCGGGGCCACCGGGATCTAG
- a CDS encoding biopolymer transporter ExbD: MKLKISKNKISSTVLISMTDVIFLLIVFLLIASNFTSQTGLPFKLPGSTSSQRQAHQVLHVVYVNDKHIEFMGERHTIYTLEQALQREFKNKDQVVRLSAEKRSELQKIITLMDIIRGVGFERIFVATERPPDKP; this comes from the coding sequence ATGAAACTGAAGATCTCAAAGAACAAAATCAGTTCCACCGTCCTGATTTCGATGACGGACGTCATCTTCCTCTTGATCGTTTTCCTCCTGATCGCGTCAAACTTCACGTCCCAAACCGGTCTGCCGTTCAAGCTGCCGGGCTCGACCTCATCTCAGAGACAAGCGCATCAGGTCTTGCACGTCGTCTATGTGAATGACAAGCATATCGAATTCATGGGCGAAAGACACACGATCTACACCCTTGAGCAAGCGCTGCAGCGCGAATTCAAGAATAAGGATCAGGTGGTTCGTCTATCCGCTGAAAAACGCAGCGAACTCCAGAAGATCATCACTCTGATGGACATCATCCGCGGTGTCGGATTTGAGCGCATCTTCGTGGCAACGGAACGTCCGCCAGATAAACCATGA
- a CDS encoding MotA/TolQ/ExbB proton channel family protein produces the protein MTVLQLFLRGGILMYLLLAISIVVIALVIDKYRLLSQVRKSNNKIQSSLKQQDKLDNIRAILRVYGVGSPLGLMLDKLYNANTKDPKLIQDSMEATANLELHKLEKGMGWLSTFAAVAPLIGFLGTVIGMVRVFMSIQGQSQNGIDINILAGGIWEALLTTIGGLIVGIVTIIFYNDLVQSLENMAKDMQDHAIEYVIKYYKSAE, from the coding sequence ATGACCGTATTACAACTATTTCTGCGCGGCGGGATACTGATGTATCTGCTGCTGGCGATTTCGATCGTGGTGATCGCCCTCGTGATCGATAAATACCGCTTGCTGAGCCAGGTGAGGAAGTCCAACAATAAGATTCAAAGCTCGCTGAAGCAACAGGATAAGCTGGATAACATCCGTGCCATCCTGAGAGTCTATGGTGTCGGCAGTCCCTTGGGATTGATGCTGGACAAGCTCTACAACGCCAACACCAAGGATCCCAAACTGATCCAGGATAGCATGGAAGCCACCGCCAATCTGGAACTTCACAAGCTCGAAAAAGGGATGGGCTGGCTCTCCACTTTTGCTGCCGTGGCACCGCTGATCGGCTTTTTGGGCACCGTCATCGGCATGGTGCGCGTCTTTATGAGCATCCAGGGACAGAGTCAAAACGGCATTGATATCAACATCCTTGCCGGTGGAATCTGGGAAGCGTTGCTCACCACCATCGGCGGATTGATCGTCGGCATCGTCACCATCATTTTCTACAACGATTTGGTGCAAAGCCTCGAAAACATGGCGAAGGACATGCAAGACCATGCCATCGAATATGTGATCAAGTATTATAAGTCCGCCGAATAG